The following proteins are encoded in a genomic region of Ornithodoros turicata isolate Travis chromosome 6, ASM3712646v1, whole genome shotgun sequence:
- the LOC135399141 gene encoding protein shifted-like isoform X2: protein MAPRLPEVFTVVVLTTLSLASGLHAAKERNDDFSLWIDEKQVREFSGFPMEIFAIVNGVVLPYILDPNFEKYLPVIPSEVDSVNFTWKAGENKHYYYDFDVLESFDGSILKDPLISIETKGKVPRKPKVFQVFLPCLGNVSGTASFGIGLQIQNEKGRILSGTPLRLRLQKQCADNSPDPECDKKCANGGRCNANKICECPKRYMGQYCRTALCYPQCMNGGTCTAPGVCDCAVGYQGPHCEGGICTEKCLNGGKCIQKDTCACRRGYYGPRCEYSKCTIPCLNGGRCVGVDQCRCTRSYTGLQCAERVDNPALVQRDHCQRRCVHGVCVRNNRCLCDEGFYGRRCARRRFT, encoded by the exons ATGGCTCCCCGGCTGCCGGAAGTGTTCACGGTCGTGGTCCTGACAACGTTAAGCCTAGCGTCGGGTCTGCATGCCGCTAAGGAACGGAACGATGACTTTTCCCTTTGGATTGACGAAAAGCAAGTCCGAGAGTTCAGCG GATTTCCTATGGAAATATTCGCCATAGTTAACGGCGTGGTCTTACCATACATATTAGACCCGAACTTTGAAAAGTATTTGCCTGTCATTCCTTCTGAAGTGGATTCTGTGAATTTCACGTGGAAAGCTGGCGAAAATAAG catTACTACTATGACTTTGACGTTCTAGAATCATTTGATGGCTCGATTCTAAAAGACCCTCTGATATCCATTGAAACTAAAGGCAAGGTACCTAGAAAGCCCAAAG TGTTTCAGGTGTTCCTGCCGTGTCTAGGCAATGTATCTGGAACAGCTTCCTTTGGAATCGGATTGCAGATCCAAAACGAAAAAGGTCGGATTTTGTCCGGCACACCACTGAGACTGCGCCTGCAGAAACAATGTGCTGACAACA GTCCCGACCCCGAGTGTGACAAAAAGTGTGCCAATGGGGGCCGCTGCAATGCAAACAAGATCTGCGAGTGTCCAAAACGGTACATGGGTCAATACTGTCGGACAG CCCTCTGTTACCCACAATGCATGAATGGTGGAACGTGCACGGCACCGGGTGTCTGTGACTGCGCAGTGGGATATCAGGGACCTCATTGTGAAGGAG GGATCTGCACAGAAAAATGTCTGAATGGCGGGAAGTGTATCCAAAAGGACACCTGCGCATGTCGGAGAGGCTACTACGGTCCACGTTGCGAGTACA GCAAGTGCACCATTCCCTGCCTGAATGGTGGTCGCTGCGTTGGCGTCGACCAATGTCGCTGTACAAGGAGCTACACGGGGCTGCAGTGTGCAGAACGAGTCGACAATCCTGCTCTCGTGCAACGAG ATCATTGTCAGAGACGCTGCGTGCACGGGGTCTGTGTGCGGAACAACCGATGTCTGTGTGACGAGGGCTTCTACGGACGAAGATGCGCCAGACGTAG GTTCACCTAG
- the LOC135399144 gene encoding 5-demethoxyubiquinone hydroxylase, mitochondrial-like gives MLPRQYTRRAGRSTLNYSKRLLCAASTPPQLTAAQERRRRDLYDRILRVDHAGELGADRIYAGQSAVLGRCAETGPLIKSMWEQEKEHLQAFEQLIPKYRARPTALLPLWNVAGFVLGATTALLGKKAAMACTVAVESVITEHYDNQMRDLLADENPTHHTELLDVIRRCRDDEQHHHDIGMEHGAEQAPLYSLLSQVIKTGCRGAIWVAERV, from the exons ATGTTACCCCGACAATATACTCGGCGAGCTGGAAGATCAACGCTCAACTATTCCAAGAGGCTATTGTGTGCAGCGTCAACGCCGCCCCAACTTACTGCGGCGCAGGAGCGGCGCAGGCGCGACCTGTACGATCGCATACTGCGGGTGGACCATGCAGGGGAGCTGGGAGCGGATCGCATTTATGCGGGCCAGTCGGCGGTTCTGGGACGTTGCGCGGAGACGGGGCCGCTGATTAAGTCTATGTGGGAACAGGAGAAGGAGCACCTGCAGGCATTTGAACAGCTGATACCAAAATACAGAGCCCGACCCACGGCCCTGCTGCCTTTGTGGAACGTCGCGGGCTTTGTGCTCGGAGCGA CGACTGCACTGCTGGGCAAGAAAGCAGCCATGGCGTGCACGGTGGCCGTCGAATCTGTGATAACTGAGCACTACGACAATCAGATGCGAGACCTGCTTGCCGACGAAAACCCGACGCATCACACGGAATTGCTGGATGTAATACGCCGCTGCCGCGATGACGAGCAACACCACCACGACATTGGAATGGAGCACGGTGCCGAACAAGCTCCACTGTACAGCCTCCTGTCGCAAGTGATCAAAACGGGGTGTCGCGGTGCCATCTGGGTTGCCGAAAGGGTGTGA
- the LOC135399143 gene encoding complex I intermediate-associated protein 30, mitochondrial-like translates to MSLHLLNRACALASQLARPACVTATSSRTLFYTRDRKEGYEREDPTDNLPLKDQVKLGMQSLKEEFHMLKSEVVDAVKSDPKIYYPGDSEVFWRFNEQHTIDKWIVTTDKDNGEGFSTAEFTLGPGKTGIFSGVLDPSPPKGSMVKRTGYCNVRSERKYKSFARDDYYDWSVFTHLLFRVRGDGRSYMINLGMDGPFDISWNVIYHFILYTRGGPYWQVAKIPFSKFFLSYKGRVQDKQCPIARTRITNLGLTVGDGIPGPFRLEIDYIGGHIDDTHTEEFAYEMYETPVAYVPGY, encoded by the coding sequence ATGTCACTGCATTTATTGAATCGTGCTTGTGCGCTTGCCTCCCAGCTGGCTAGGCCTGCATGTGTGACCGCTACATCGTCAAGGACTTTATTCTATACACGCGACCGCAAAGAAGGGTACGAGAGGGAAGACCCAACCGACAATCTCCCACTGAAAGATCAAGTCAAGCTTGGCATGCAAAGCCTAAAAGAAGAATTTCACATGTTGAAGAGTGAAGTCGTAGATGCCGTAAAATCCGATCCCAAGATCTACTATCCGGGTGACTCGGAAGTATTCTGGAGGTTTAATGAGCAGCACACTATAGACAAGTGGATCGTTACCACCGACAAGGACAATGGCGAAGGTTTTAGCACGGCAGAGTTCACTTTAGGACCCGGAAAAACGGGAATATTTTCCGGCGTCTTGGATCCGTCTCCACCGAAAGGAAGCATGGTGAAGCGTACTGGATACTGTAACGTGCGTTCAGAACGGAAATATAAGTCATTCGCGAGGGACGATTACTACGACTGGTCTGTGTTCACACACCTTCTGTTCCGTGTGCGCGGTGACGGCAGGTCTTACATGATTAATCTTGGAATGGACGGCCCCTTCGACATTTCTTGGAACGTAATCTACCACTTCATCCTTTACACCCGTGGCGGACCCTACTGGCAGGTGGCCAAGATACCGTTTTCCAAGTTCTTTCTCAGCTACAAGGGCCGTGTTCAGGATAAGCAGTGTCCAATCGCTAGGACCAGGATTACAAACTTGGGTTTGACAGTGGGTGACGGTATACCAGGACCCTTTCGGCTTGAAATAGACTACATCGGTGGTCACATTGACGATACACACACGGAAGAGTTTGCGTACGAAATGTACGAGACCCCGGTCGCATACGTACCCGGGTATTAA
- the LOC135399141 gene encoding protein shifted-like isoform X1, translated as MAPRLPEVFTVVVLTTLSLASGLHAAKERNDDFSLWIDEKQVREFSGFPMEIFAIVNGVVLPYILDPNFEKYLPVIPSEVDSVNFTWKAGENKHYYYDFDVLESFDGSILKDPLISIETKGKVPRKPKVFQVFLPCLGNVSGTASFGIGLQIQNEKGRILSGTPLRLRLQKQCADNSPDPECDKKCANGGRCNANKICECPKRYMGQYCRTALCYPQCMNGGTCTAPGVCDCAVGYQGPHCEGGICTEKCLNGGKCIQKDTCACRRGYYGPRCEYSKCTIPCLNGGRCVGVDQCRCTRSYTGLQCAERVDNPALVQRDHCQRRCVHGVCVRNNRCLCDEGFYGRRCARRSPRQKTRRRKQFV; from the exons ATGGCTCCCCGGCTGCCGGAAGTGTTCACGGTCGTGGTCCTGACAACGTTAAGCCTAGCGTCGGGTCTGCATGCCGCTAAGGAACGGAACGATGACTTTTCCCTTTGGATTGACGAAAAGCAAGTCCGAGAGTTCAGCG GATTTCCTATGGAAATATTCGCCATAGTTAACGGCGTGGTCTTACCATACATATTAGACCCGAACTTTGAAAAGTATTTGCCTGTCATTCCTTCTGAAGTGGATTCTGTGAATTTCACGTGGAAAGCTGGCGAAAATAAG catTACTACTATGACTTTGACGTTCTAGAATCATTTGATGGCTCGATTCTAAAAGACCCTCTGATATCCATTGAAACTAAAGGCAAGGTACCTAGAAAGCCCAAAG TGTTTCAGGTGTTCCTGCCGTGTCTAGGCAATGTATCTGGAACAGCTTCCTTTGGAATCGGATTGCAGATCCAAAACGAAAAAGGTCGGATTTTGTCCGGCACACCACTGAGACTGCGCCTGCAGAAACAATGTGCTGACAACA GTCCCGACCCCGAGTGTGACAAAAAGTGTGCCAATGGGGGCCGCTGCAATGCAAACAAGATCTGCGAGTGTCCAAAACGGTACATGGGTCAATACTGTCGGACAG CCCTCTGTTACCCACAATGCATGAATGGTGGAACGTGCACGGCACCGGGTGTCTGTGACTGCGCAGTGGGATATCAGGGACCTCATTGTGAAGGAG GGATCTGCACAGAAAAATGTCTGAATGGCGGGAAGTGTATCCAAAAGGACACCTGCGCATGTCGGAGAGGCTACTACGGTCCACGTTGCGAGTACA GCAAGTGCACCATTCCCTGCCTGAATGGTGGTCGCTGCGTTGGCGTCGACCAATGTCGCTGTACAAGGAGCTACACGGGGCTGCAGTGTGCAGAACGAGTCGACAATCCTGCTCTCGTGCAACGAG ATCATTGTCAGAGACGCTGCGTGCACGGGGTCTGTGTGCGGAACAACCGATGTCTGTGTGACGAGGGCTTCTACGGACGAAGATGCGCCAGAC GTTCACCTAGACAAAAGACGAGAAGGAGGAAGCAATTTGTTTGA